A section of the Acropora muricata isolate sample 2 chromosome 4, ASM3666990v1, whole genome shotgun sequence genome encodes:
- the LOC136913299 gene encoding leucine-rich repeat-containing protein 74B-like: MDMSNSDRANLALQQDVLGKDENHNIGKDTTQMTSGIITEGKKKSARSRLSSAKSKRAETGKSKLIPVPGEVGEKFSTAPEKLSDEESAEDTDYDTDLEDEQPREEYDPTGRKAYRDACSQLGIIPVSFVLEHITREQIDIKHHGLGPIGARAIAFALMRNTTTTTLNLQDCAVGSEGTTHIARLLKENFYIIELDLAQNKLSSTGAHAMAEVLSDNNTLKKVNLSWNEFKDKDAECLAEGIRANQSITWLDLSHNEFAEEAGMLLGPAIDANSGLEYLNLGWNHLRGRGGVAIGKGLRANCSLKTLDISWNGLADEGAAAFGESLKENNTLTDLDLTNNRITTQGALAFAKGMQINNTLKVLRIGLNPIQNTGAFGLLTAVKNNVDTALEKLSFNGVVVSLETQELIEFLLGKHPGLTITCTYSTRSDKMDNNGHMGRNNKNKDLIFVLKKYVEEKNYRLIDLFNQFDKDRSLSVSREEFRLGLKSIKVPMTDDQLTKLIDMLDNDGDGEIDYGEFTWINEADKMRNVMEN; the protein is encoded by the exons ATGGACATGTCCAATAGCGACAGAGCGAATTTAGCTCTGCAGCAAGACGTGCTAGGCAAGGACGAAAATCACAACATAGGGAAAGACACGACCCAAATGACGTCAGGCATCATTACTGAAGGCAAGAAGAAGAGTGCCAGAAGTCGACTTTCAAGCG cAAAATCGAAGCGAGCAGAAACTGGAAAGAGCAAACTCATCCCAGTCCCTGGTGAAGTGGGAGAAAAGTTCAGCACCGCACCTGAAAAGTTGTCTGACGAAGAGTCAGCTGAAGACACAGATTATGACACAGATCTGGAAGATGAACAACCACGTGAAGAGTATGATCCAACAG GTCGCAAGGCTTATCGGGACGCATGCTCACAGCTAGGAATCATTCCAGTCTCCTTCGTCCTCGAACACATCACTCGAGAACAAATTGACATCAAGCACCATGGACTCGGGCCAATTGGTGCCCGGGCTATCGCATTTGCTTTGATGAGAAACACCACAACAACAACGTTGAACTTACAAGATTGTGCAGTTG GATCTGAGGGCACAACTCACATTGCCAGATTGCTTAAAGAGAACTTCTACATCATTGAATTAGACCTCGCTCAAAACAAACTGAGTAGCACTGGTGCCCACGCTATGGCCGAGGTCCTTAGTGATAATAATACCCTCAAGAAAGTAAATCTGTCCTGGAACGAGTTTAAAGACAAAGATGCAGAGTGTCTGGCGGAAGGAATTCGTGCCAATCAGTCAATAACTTGGCTCGACTTGAGCCATAACGAGTTTGCAGAGGAAGCTGGGATGTTACTTG GCCCTGCTATTGATGCAAATAGTGGGTTGGAATATCTCAATTTGGGTTGGAATCACTTGCGAGGCCGAGGGGGTGTAGCCATTGGCAAAGGGCTCCGCGCAAACTGTAGTTTAAAGACACTGGATATTTCTTGGAATGGCTTAGCCGACGAAGGAGCTGCGGCATTTGGCGAatcattgaaagaaaacaacaccctGACTGACTTAGATTTGACGAACAACAGAATCACTACGCAAGGAGCATTGGCCTTTGCTAAAGGAATGCAAATCAACAACACTCTAAAAGTTCTGAG aATCGGATTGAATCCTATTCAAAACACCGGTGCTTTTGGCCTTCTTACAGCTGTGAAAAATAATGTGGATACGGCATTGGAAAAACTTAGTTTCAACGGTGTTGTAGTCTCGTTGGAGACGCAAGAACTTATTGAGTTCCTTCTTGGGAAACATCCTGGTTTAACGATCACTTGCACCTATAGCACAAGATCTGATAAAATGGACAACAACGGTCATATGGGAAGAAATAATAAGAACAAAGACCTAATCTTTGTTCTAAAAAAGTACGTCGAGGAAAAGAATTACCGCTTGATAGACTTGTTTAACCAGTTTGACAAGGATCGTAGTTTATCAGTGAGCAGGGAAGAGTTTCGATTGGGATTGAAAAGCATTAAGGTTCCCATGACAGATGATCAGCTGACCAAATTGATTGACATGTTGGATAACGACGGCGACGGAGAAATCGACTACGGAGAATTCACGTGGATAAATGAAGCTGATAAAATGAGAAACGTCATGGAAAATTAA
- the LOC136915704 gene encoding large ribosomal subunit protein uL4-like, giving the protein MFFRFCIGSEGAIKRLDALYGTGKKAATEKNDFNLPKPIMTNGDLTRLINSEEIQSVLNPPGPRKTAPTIRKRNPLKNRELMRKLNPYADTLRQAAKETVEENIKAKKAGLKRKRSKASE; this is encoded by the exons atgtttttcaggtTCTGTATCGGGAGTGAAGGTGCTATTAAAAGACTTGATGCATTGTATGGTACAGGCAAGAAAGCTGCAACTGAAAAGAATGATTTCAA CCTTCCAAAGCCCATCATGACCAATGGAGACCTCACTCGTCTGATCAATAGTGAAGAGATCCAGTCTGTGCTCAATCCTCCTGG tcCCAGGAAGACTGCCCCAACGATTCGCAAGAGGAATCCATTGAAGAACCGTGAACTTATGAGGAAGCTGAACCCTTATGCGGATACTCTGAGGCAAGCTGCGAAAGAGACTGTGGAGGAAAATATTAAAGCCAAAAAAGCCGGGCTCAAAAGGAAGAGAAGTAAAGCGAGCGAGTAA